One segment of Vibrio gazogenes DNA contains the following:
- a CDS encoding DUF3802 family protein, giving the protein MVVETEGYLALIEHLSLNLDVFMHEGDIGQESVEDVVTDLVASNIMDIFEQNPDLHSSVRFQLLKEADMVAEDLEEVLAGCWKKKATNEQIIFLDEFISLMKNLFDTAVAKYD; this is encoded by the coding sequence GTGGTTGTAGAAACCGAAGGCTATTTGGCATTGATCGAGCATCTCTCATTAAATCTCGACGTGTTCATGCACGAAGGTGATATAGGTCAGGAGAGTGTTGAAGATGTTGTGACGGATCTAGTTGCAAGTAATATTATGGATATTTTCGAACAGAATCCTGACCTTCATTCAAGTGTCCGTTTTCAACTTCTGAAAGAAGCGGATATGGTTGCCGAAGATTTGGAAGAAGTGCTGGCCGGATGCTGGAAGAAAAAAGCAACCAATGAGCAGATTATTTTTCTGGATGAGTTTATTTCATTGATGAAGAATCTGTTTGATACGGCTGTTGCAAAATATGACTGA
- a CDS encoding fructosamine kinase family protein codes for MWQGIVEQLSLTLGKEFQLHERQRIHGGDINASYVISDGQEKYFVKVTEQEGLSQLICEQDNLKALARSHCVNLPKVRLIGSSKTHAFLVLDYIHLKPLESGERSYLFGEQLARLHQWGEQKEYGFDQDNYIGVTIQPNSWNKKWHRFFAEQRIGWQLQLLYEKGIVFVDIDKFVEIIAQRLGPHQPKPSLLHGDLWHGNVADNGLAPFCFDPASYWGDRECDIAMTELFGGFEPEFYQGYESVLPLELAYQERKHIYNLYHILNHCNCFGGHYLDDAQQSIRYILEES; via the coding sequence ATGTGGCAAGGTATCGTAGAACAACTATCACTTACATTAGGCAAAGAATTTCAACTTCACGAGAGACAAAGAATTCATGGCGGTGATATCAATGCCAGCTATGTCATCAGTGACGGACAAGAGAAATATTTTGTCAAAGTCACGGAGCAAGAGGGACTCTCACAATTGATTTGCGAACAAGATAACCTCAAGGCTCTTGCGCGTAGTCACTGTGTGAATCTTCCCAAAGTACGACTGATCGGCAGTTCCAAGACGCATGCTTTTCTGGTGCTGGATTATATCCACTTAAAACCGTTGGAGAGCGGAGAACGCAGCTACCTTTTCGGTGAACAGTTAGCTCGCCTCCATCAATGGGGAGAACAAAAAGAGTATGGTTTTGATCAGGATAACTATATTGGTGTAACCATCCAGCCCAATTCATGGAACAAAAAGTGGCATCGTTTTTTTGCCGAACAGCGCATCGGCTGGCAGTTGCAACTGCTTTATGAAAAAGGCATCGTATTTGTTGATATTGACAAATTTGTCGAAATTATCGCTCAGCGACTTGGACCTCATCAACCCAAACCTTCATTACTCCATGGCGATTTATGGCATGGGAACGTGGCGGACAACGGACTTGCCCCCTTCTGTTTTGACCCTGCCAGCTATTGGGGAGATCGAGAATGCGATATTGCCATGACAGAGCTATTCGGTGGATTCGAGCCTGAATTCTATCAGGGTTATGAAAGTGTTTTACCGTTAGAACTGGCATATCAGGAACGCAAGCATATTTATAACCTTTATCACATCCTCAATCACTGTAACTGCTTTGGCGGCCATTATCTCGATGATGCCCAACAGTCGATTCGCTATATTTTAGAAGAATCATAG
- a CDS encoding riboflavin synthase subunit alpha, with product MFTGIIQSVGLISSISDHKGIRTFNIEFEPGFCTNLEVGASVAIDGVCLTVTEIVTNTKAKFDVMLKSLEITTLSEYGQNQRVNVERAAKDGAEIGGHPLSGHIDFKTSVLDVQQIDDNYRVRISVPHEWGKYIFPKGYIALNGASLTVSDVNKNEGWFDVWLIPETRRMTTFEDKQSGSNINVEIERGTQVVVDTVRDAIDEKMGALMPLFERFLASNNTDVESIGQAAQKALSKSDHS from the coding sequence ATGTTCACAGGTATCATTCAGTCTGTCGGTCTTATCTCATCAATCAGTGACCACAAGGGTATAAGAACATTTAATATTGAGTTTGAACCTGGTTTCTGTACCAACCTAGAAGTTGGGGCGAGTGTTGCAATTGATGGCGTTTGCTTAACGGTGACGGAGATAGTTACAAACACCAAAGCAAAGTTTGACGTCATGCTCAAAAGCTTGGAGATTACTACGCTGAGTGAGTACGGACAGAACCAAAGAGTCAATGTCGAACGCGCTGCAAAAGATGGGGCTGAAATTGGCGGACATCCACTTTCAGGACACATTGATTTCAAAACGTCAGTACTTGACGTACAACAGATTGATGATAACTATCGTGTCCGTATTTCAGTCCCGCACGAATGGGGTAAGTATATTTTCCCCAAAGGGTATATTGCCTTAAATGGTGCAAGTCTGACCGTTTCAGATGTAAATAAAAATGAAGGCTGGTTTGATGTTTGGTTGATCCCGGAAACCCGAAGAATGACCACTTTCGAAGATAAGCAGAGCGGCTCAAATATTAATGTGGAAATCGAGCGTGGTACGCAAGTGGTTGTAGACACGGTTCGCGATGCCATTGATGAGAAAATGGGCGCTTTAATGCCATTATTCGAGCGGTTCTTAGCCTCAAACAACACCGATGTTGAGTCTATCGGTCAAGCCGCTCAAAAAGCACTCTCCAAATCAGACCACTCGTAA
- a CDS encoding MATE family efflux transporter produces the protein MHLYKAETKKLFNLAVPVLIASVAQTGMGFVDTVMAGGASAVDMAAVAVAGSIWMPTILFGMGILMALVPVIAQLNGAGKQNSIPYEIQQGIYTALLLTIPVILILLQTNQIMVWMDIDLPLAEKTRNYMYAMMFGAPAFLLFQALRNLTDGMSMTKPAMVIGFLGLLINIPLNWIFVYGKFGAPALGGVGCGVATAIVYWTMFLMLCFYVVTAKRLAPFSPFKSLARINKKEQMRIFSLGLPVSAAIFFEVSLFAVVALLVAKLGATVVAAHQIAVNFSSMVFMLPMSIGAAVSIRVGHKLGEDDFDGSIIASKVGIALGLSTAVITATLTILFREQLAWMYTDNLEVIALAAHLLFIAAIYQCTDSIQVVSAGALRGYKDMKSLFYITFIAYWLFGLPFGCILAFTNWIVEPMGVAGFWVGFIIGLSSAALMLGTRLGWIFKRHTVPKLNVASS, from the coding sequence GTGCATCTCTATAAAGCAGAAACAAAAAAATTATTTAACCTTGCCGTTCCCGTTTTAATCGCCTCCGTGGCGCAGACAGGAATGGGGTTTGTTGACACCGTTATGGCCGGTGGTGCCAGCGCTGTCGATATGGCGGCTGTTGCTGTCGCCGGTAGTATCTGGATGCCAACTATCCTTTTCGGTATGGGGATTCTAATGGCCTTAGTGCCAGTGATTGCTCAGTTGAATGGCGCCGGCAAACAGAACAGTATTCCTTACGAAATTCAGCAAGGCATCTATACCGCACTTTTGCTGACAATTCCTGTCATTCTGATCCTACTCCAGACCAACCAAATTATGGTCTGGATGGATATTGATCTTCCCTTGGCAGAAAAAACCCGCAATTACATGTATGCCATGATGTTTGGTGCACCGGCTTTCTTGCTCTTTCAGGCACTGAGAAACCTGACTGACGGGATGTCGATGACCAAACCGGCCATGGTGATTGGTTTCCTCGGCTTACTGATCAACATTCCATTGAACTGGATCTTCGTCTACGGTAAGTTCGGTGCCCCGGCATTGGGCGGTGTTGGATGCGGAGTCGCGACAGCAATCGTCTATTGGACGATGTTCTTGATGTTATGTTTCTATGTTGTCACGGCCAAACGGCTCGCCCCGTTCTCCCCTTTCAAGTCACTTGCTCGTATCAATAAGAAAGAGCAGATGCGGATTTTCAGTCTGGGGCTGCCCGTTTCTGCTGCCATTTTCTTTGAAGTGTCACTTTTCGCCGTGGTTGCCCTCTTGGTTGCTAAATTGGGAGCGACCGTTGTCGCAGCTCACCAGATTGCAGTTAACTTCTCATCGATGGTATTTATGCTCCCAATGAGTATCGGTGCCGCAGTTAGTATCCGTGTGGGCCATAAACTGGGTGAAGATGACTTTGATGGATCGATCATCGCCTCAAAAGTCGGCATCGCCTTAGGTCTCAGTACAGCAGTGATCACCGCAACATTGACGATCCTGTTCCGTGAACAACTGGCTTGGATGTATACAGATAATCTTGAAGTCATTGCATTGGCAGCTCACCTGCTGTTTATTGCCGCGATTTATCAATGCACCGATTCGATTCAAGTTGTCTCAGCCGGTGCCTTGCGGGGCTATAAAGACATGAAGTCCCTTTTCTACATTACTTTTATTGCTTATTGGTTATTCGGACTGCCTTTCGGTTGTATTCTGGCCTTTACCAATTGGATTGTAGAACCAATGGGTGTCGCCGGGTTCTGGGTCGGATTCATCATTGGCCTCTCTTCAGCGGCATTGATGCTGGGGACTCGGCTCGGATGGATCTTCAAACGGCATACAGTTCCTAAACTGAATGTGGCTTCATCATAA
- a CDS encoding DNA ligase translates to MKIKMTLLSLLMLSQAADAGPHDELSPEQVMLANTYTPGRYELEFNHYRASEKLDGIRGVWDGKLLRTRNGTPIHAPQWFLRQLPPFPVEGELWAGRGQFHLVQQTILDQRPDPKSWQQMSFMLFDIPFGIGPYHQRYHKIASWLLRQPDISHIHLIEQFALTSQKALDKLMQRIIQANGEGIMLRDWNAAYHSGRSDTLLKIKPYRDDEAQVIGYKNGKGKYQNQVGALLVRSRQGVEFYVGSGLTDQQRASPPSIGSWITYRYDRMTAKGKPRFARFLRERLP, encoded by the coding sequence GTGAAAATAAAAATGACGCTTCTCTCGCTCCTGATGTTGTCACAGGCAGCAGATGCCGGGCCACATGATGAATTATCTCCCGAACAAGTCATGCTGGCCAACACTTACACTCCCGGTCGTTATGAACTTGAATTCAACCACTACCGAGCCAGCGAAAAATTGGATGGCATTCGGGGTGTCTGGGATGGCAAGCTGTTACGGACTCGAAATGGTACGCCAATTCATGCACCGCAGTGGTTTTTACGCCAACTCCCGCCGTTTCCGGTAGAGGGGGAACTCTGGGCCGGAAGAGGGCAATTTCACTTGGTTCAGCAGACCATTTTGGATCAGCGACCTGATCCGAAGAGCTGGCAGCAGATGTCATTTATGCTGTTCGACATTCCCTTCGGGATTGGCCCTTATCATCAGCGCTATCATAAGATTGCCTCATGGTTACTTCGTCAGCCCGATATCTCCCATATTCATTTGATTGAGCAATTTGCTCTGACATCTCAAAAGGCGCTGGACAAATTGATGCAGCGTATCATTCAAGCGAATGGTGAAGGGATTATGCTACGGGACTGGAATGCTGCTTATCATTCTGGCCGGAGTGATACCTTGCTCAAGATAAAACCTTATCGGGATGATGAAGCGCAGGTGATTGGTTACAAAAACGGCAAAGGGAAGTATCAAAATCAAGTCGGGGCGCTTTTGGTCAGGAGTCGTCAGGGTGTCGAGTTTTATGTCGGGAGTGGTTTAACCGATCAGCAGAGAGCGTCACCTCCGAGCATCGGGAGCTGGATTACTTATCGTTATGATCGAATGACGGCGAAAGGAAAGCCTCGCTTTGCCCGGTTTCTCCGTGAACGACTGCCCTGA
- a CDS encoding tetratricopeptide repeat protein — protein MKYIFIGLLWLYTSTVSAVELSRHVAAQVVQAQKQAEQQQLEQAIQTLRAVTAAKPQDQAYVALILANYYWQNEQSQQAIEQARYAVTSNQLKDDLAWTAKRMLADLLANDHQYQEAVTYYRQLAESAPPKKDVSQLWLRIGQIYYQLSQWQKSLAAISRYEQFRLPDAVTPLSVKLGAQIQLTRYQAAIPTIKRLLTLEPDQRNLWLQLVNMEIKTKQFRSALASLELARLKGVALSEQNLKLLANLYAQNGIPERAARVMAGLAKQSAPALEEITQTAYYWQQAKEWDKAIENWQLAAQHDKKYYRYVARLQLQQGHYQHALDALALLQGHDKPADIALLRTQALYKLNQFEQALSQAKKADSLQPSREAKSWIKYLTQLHAYRQNRES, from the coding sequence ATGAAATATATTTTTATCGGTTTGTTATGGTTATATACCAGTACTGTCTCCGCGGTGGAACTGAGTCGTCATGTCGCCGCTCAAGTGGTTCAAGCTCAAAAACAGGCTGAACAGCAGCAGTTGGAACAGGCAATTCAGACATTACGTGCCGTCACCGCCGCGAAGCCACAGGATCAAGCTTATGTTGCTTTAATCCTAGCCAATTACTATTGGCAAAATGAACAGAGCCAGCAGGCGATTGAACAAGCCCGTTACGCGGTCACATCTAATCAACTCAAAGATGATCTGGCTTGGACCGCTAAGCGGATGCTGGCTGATCTGCTCGCGAATGACCACCAGTATCAAGAAGCCGTGACCTACTATCGACAACTGGCTGAATCTGCTCCCCCGAAAAAAGATGTGTCCCAGCTTTGGCTTCGGATCGGACAAATTTATTATCAGTTATCTCAGTGGCAAAAATCACTGGCCGCAATCTCACGATATGAACAATTCCGACTGCCGGATGCGGTGACGCCACTCTCGGTGAAATTAGGCGCTCAAATCCAGCTCACTCGCTATCAAGCAGCCATTCCAACCATTAAACGATTGTTGACACTTGAACCGGATCAACGCAACTTGTGGCTACAGTTAGTGAATATGGAGATCAAAACGAAACAGTTCCGTTCGGCGCTTGCTTCGTTGGAACTCGCGCGATTGAAAGGGGTGGCACTTTCAGAGCAAAACCTGAAATTGCTCGCGAATCTATATGCACAAAACGGTATTCCGGAAAGAGCTGCCCGAGTCATGGCCGGGTTGGCGAAGCAATCCGCACCGGCACTTGAAGAAATAACCCAAACGGCTTACTACTGGCAGCAGGCAAAGGAGTGGGATAAAGCGATTGAAAACTGGCAGCTCGCCGCACAACACGATAAAAAATATTATCGCTACGTTGCGCGTTTACAGCTCCAACAAGGTCATTATCAGCATGCGCTCGATGCATTGGCTTTGTTACAAGGACATGATAAACCAGCCGATATTGCACTGTTACGGACGCAAGCGCTCTACAAGCTGAACCAATTTGAGCAGGCGCTCAGCCAAGCGAAGAAGGCTGATAGTCTTCAACCGTCCCGCGAGGCTAAAAGCTGGATTAAGTATCTGACTCAGTTGCATGCATATCGACAAAATAGAGAATCTTAG
- a CDS encoding energy transducer TonB, whose translation MMRWLFALPVAIVFSVGLFSFMAWMVDNGSHQKPEEQRALQFNMVMTEPDDAVQRRQRTVPEKPKPPEAPQMTSVAQQQSVADHVPMMASVPDLGLPTGLEGIAIQAPAFDINAIGGSRQAIPLYQIKPDYPPRAKRREIEGSVTLQFDIDESGRAVNVQVIESQPKRIFDRSARRAIKQWKFQPRIVNGKAEKQVGMTQIIKFEMDK comes from the coding sequence ATGATGCGCTGGTTATTTGCTCTGCCGGTTGCCATTGTTTTCTCTGTCGGTCTATTTAGCTTTATGGCTTGGATGGTGGATAACGGCTCGCACCAGAAACCGGAAGAACAGCGTGCTTTGCAGTTCAATATGGTGATGACTGAACCGGATGATGCAGTGCAACGGCGTCAGAGAACTGTGCCGGAAAAGCCAAAACCGCCTGAAGCACCGCAGATGACCTCGGTCGCTCAGCAACAGTCGGTCGCTGATCATGTTCCGATGATGGCGTCCGTCCCTGATTTGGGATTACCTACCGGTTTGGAAGGGATCGCGATTCAGGCGCCGGCGTTTGATATCAATGCGATCGGCGGTAGCCGGCAGGCGATTCCTCTCTATCAGATCAAACCTGATTATCCGCCCCGGGCGAAGCGAAGAGAAATCGAAGGCTCGGTGACATTACAGTTTGATATTGATGAAAGCGGGCGGGCGGTCAATGTGCAAGTGATTGAGAGTCAGCCGAAACGGATTTTTGATCGGTCGGCCAGACGAGCGATCAAACAGTGGAAGTTTCAGCCTCGAATTGTTAACGGCAAGGCTGAGAAGCAGGTAGGGATGACTCAGATCATCAAGTTTGAGATGGATAAATGA